Sequence from the Castanea sativa cultivar Marrone di Chiusa Pesio chromosome 12, ASM4071231v1 genome:
cggaccagatgatgtgagaaagttaacactttaTGGCATCTCTCTTTAAGGTATTTAAActataaacttgatcatgcctcggtcctcggaccacatactttggggaattatcattccacagcatttatttgtttctcactaagTGTCAAAACAGGCCCaagattataaccaaatcctcagATTGGTAGCTCTGAAAGGAGCAATTCACAGTATAATATGGGGCGCTTGAAACGACATACCCACAAATgtaaatcaaaggatcaaagcagaatcaactcttaagaattcaaaaccccacttttctcctcggatgcgagGAGAAAActggagttttgaggggctattgtggaatcatggattttgggatttggccgagagcatgtggttttggccgagaagcatgggcggtctgagtccgaggagtactatctcctcggataaagccaaacgcaaatctagtataaatcctaatgatcaaggatgaccttccatgaagttctaatgatagcaacgagtatcatgaacgtacaagagggataaggactcaaaaatatctaagggaaaactgctaccaccgcattaatgaggaagtgacctctgaacagtattatggcaacCTTAtagccaccccagaagacttttagaggggcctgatgggacaaccatcaactgtccacatgtagtccacatgtagggtaaggatgaagggagagaggtaatataaataagggtagagatcccagagaaagatagatgaaaaaaggagaagagaaagcactatagtaatctcaacaactcctgtaaccatggtcatccaatatacgctagaacagagctcctcggactgtgccgagaaccaactttctcgtACAAACTGGGCTCAATTCATGTTGGCTCATCATctaaaaccatattaactgttatccaagcactaaagcctagctctttgacccactctctacaaatttattgtactgggttcactgggccaagatcccttacattttgggcttggtctgaaaattgtgtccccacaTATACAATCCCTCACTTTTCTTACTCCTTCAACAGAGACAAACACCACCATTTGCTTACTTATATCTTCTACTACTATTTCAATACAAACTAACTTTAAGTGCTGAgtgagaaaggaaaaaacaaaagtcTTTTTAGTATATTCCACTACTATAAATTAAGATCTTTTTGTGATTTAGCTATGTTTTAGACATATATGGATATTTTTAAGCATTTCTCGTGATAAAgataattttgtagttaaatcatgacgaggaaaaagaaaacgaaCCCAATAATCCTGTCGGCATTGCTTGCTACAAACGACTATATCATGAAGTCTATAGGTTCATAACGAAGCTGACGACTCTAACAAAGGGACGACGACATAAGCTGACAAAAACAAGCTAAAGAGGGTAAGTGAACCTCCGTCTGGTCTGATATGGCCTTACTTGATCTTCACGCATACGTGTATAATGAGATTTCATGCGCCACACGCTTAACCCTAATCAGGAAGACTCctacaaggaaaaaaattttaggagatatacaaaatccaagaggttctctcctataaggaaagaacttcttggcCAAGGCACGGATGTCAACCCCACACTGCTataaataccctaaaaccctcataaatcaaggtacgcataattcaccttAGCTCTAGCATTCTAGAGTTGTGAACAAGAGATTTTTTTAACTTGACcatcggagggtatttggccgatACCACACTAGTACTTctcttaaggtcttcagcttttgtgttgtgcaggttctCTATTGGGAGCACGTGAGGACCGTGTAACTTACTaacgatttttggcatcatcagttggcgccatcTATGGGAAGTTTGGCGACTTGTAAAGCTACGCTATCGCTTCCCgaacaaagagttgcatggtactcactcacTCGATGATGACCACCAAGAACGTTCAAGGAGACGAACCACGCACAACAGTGCTCGAAAGACAAGTCCAAACTCTAGCCATCGTTGTGGAACACCTCACCAAACAAAACTAGGATTTGGAAGAACAATTGCGCCAAAGGAACGCGGGCGCTAACACCCtagaggaagaccaagaaggAACTAGCACAAAGAGAAGGAACCAGGAATGGCCGGAAGGTAGCAACGCCCCAAGCAGGCCAGAACGACAGGACACAAGCCGGCCATCTGTCACCGATACCGTCTCACCTCACATAGTTGCTGAAATGCAAATGATGAAGGAGAGGATGGACtgcatgatgaacgcccttagaggacgggtGTCTAGCGATCTTGATGACCTAGTCCATCGAACTGACTTGCCGTTCATAGCATCCGTCAGTTCATTCCCCCTTCCACAAAAGTTTCATATGCCGCAGGTAGAAAGCTATGATAGGTCTAAGGATCTCTTAGATCACTTAGAGTCTTTCAAGACCctgatgcaccttcaaggggtgtCGGACGCAATCATGTGCAGAGCCTTCCTTACCACGTTGAAGGGACCCGCAAGGATCTGGTTCAGTAGGTTGACGCTCAACTCCATTGGTACTTTCAAGGAGTTAAGCACCCAATTTGCCTCGTACTTCATCGAGGGGCACAAGTATAAGAGATCAACCGCATGCCTGATGAATATTAAGCAGCGGGAAGATGAGACGCTGAGGTCTTACATAACTCGCTTTAACAAGGAGGCCCTCTCGATCGATGAAGCAGACAACAATATACTCGTAGCGGCGTTCACCAATGGGCTTTGGAAGGGCaagttcctattttctctaTATAAGAACGACCCGAAGACCATGTCAGAGGTGCTTTACAGGGCGACCAAGTACATGAACGTGAAAAATGCACTACTGGCCTGAGAAGAGAAGCCCAAGAGAAGGGAAAGACACGAAGATGTACAATCGGACAGGGGGCGAAAGATGGCTAGAACTGGAGAATGACGGGAAGACCGACGCTTCAAACCACCCGCGGGGAAGTTCACAAGCTTCACCTCGCTGACTGCCTCGATCGACCAAGTGCTAATGCAAATTAAGGATGAAGGAGCCTTGACTTTTCCCAGCAAGCTAaagggagatcctaacaagaggTCAAGGGACAAATATTGCCGCTTTCATCGTGATCACGGCCACGACACAGCTAACTGCTACTacttgaagcaacaaatagaagctcttattAGACAAGGAAGGCTACAGAGGTTCGTTAGCAAGGAAAAAATAGACCTACCGCAGGAACAGGCTCCCCGACGGGAGAACGAGCGCCCCAAACCGCCCGTAGGAGATATAAGAATGATCATAGGAGGCACCGCGATTGCCGAGTCGTCAAAAAAGGCCCATAAGACTTACCTTAGGATGGTTTAGAACATCTAGCTGACGAGTTCCGTACCCAATATAGCGCAGATCGACAACCCCTTCATTGGATTATCGGAAGAAAATGCATGACgtcttcaccacccacatgacgatgcACTCGTCGTTAGCATACAAGTAGGAAACTATAACATGCACCGAGTTCTAGTTGACAACGGCAGCTCAGCTGACATCCTCTACCACCCCGcattccagcagatggggattggtAGGGAGCGACTAGTTCCAACTAACGCTCCACTCGTTGGCTTTGAAGGGACGAGGGTATTCCCCCTTAGTGTCGTCACTTTGGTTGTAACTGTAGGTGACTATCCCCAGCAAATCACTAAGAATGTAACATTCCTCGTGGTCAATTGCTCGTCGacttacaatgccatcataggatGGCCTACCCTCAATTCGTGGAAGGCTATAACCTCAACCTACCATTTAATGATCAAATTCCCTACTGACTATAGAGTAGGGGAACTGCAAGGAGATCAGGTGGCTACACGCGAGTGTTATGTAGCTATaatggaaatggatgaccacctCCAGGCCATGAGCATAGAAGAACATCGGACAATGATGGAACCCATTGAAAGACTCGAAGATATACTTCTTGACGATTCCTGACCAGTATGAACAACCAAGATCGGCACCCTTGCAGATCCGACAATTCGCCAAGCGCTCGTAActttcctcaaagaaaaccgGGACGTATTCGCTTGGAGCCATAAAGACATGCTAGGAATCGACCCGTcagtcatggtgcacaggttgaatgtGTCACCTTCCTTTCCACCCGTCTGTCAGAAGAAACGGGTGTTCGCCTAAGAGAGAGATCGAGCTGTGACGGAAGAAGTTCGCAAGCTAAAAGAGGCAAGTTTCATTAGGGAAGTTTACTACCTTGATTGGTTGGTGGACATCGTGATGGTCaagaaaatggaggatgtgcgtagaCTTTACGAACCTgaacaaagcatgccctaaagatagCTACCCACTCCCGCGGGTCGACCTCCTGGTGGAGTCTACGGCTCAACACCAGCtactgagcttcatggacgcattttcaggatacaaccaaatcCAAATGAATGAAGTTGATCAGGAGAAGATTTTGTTCATAActagccaaggccttttttgttacaaggtcatgccattcggcttaaaAAACGCGAGCGCAACatatcagaggctcatgaacaagatgttcgcaTGACAGATTGGGAGAAATGTCCaggtatatgttgatgacatgctAGTGAAAAGCCGAAGGGAAGACGATCACTTGGAGGATCTTAGGGAAACCTTTGACACTCTTCgttcctacaacatgaagcttaaTCCaggcaagtgtgcctttggagtgacgggaaaattcttaggatatATAGTGTCCCAGAGAGGTATTGAAGCTAACTTGGACAAGATTCGGGCTATAATAGAAATGGAACCCCctaaaaatgtaaaagaagtacaaagccttaACGGCAAGATTGCCACGCTTAATAGATTTGTATCCAGAGCAACGTATAAATGTCTACCATTCTTTCGCACACTGAAGAAGTCTTTTGAGTGGACAGCTGAATGTCAATAGGCATTCGAGAACCTGAAGGTCTACCTTTCTTCACCACCGTTGCTAAGTCCCTCACAACCAGGAGAAGAATTGTTCCTTTATTTGGCTGTCTCCCCGACCGTCGTTAGTGTGGCCTTGGTCAAAGAAGACGACAAGGTGCAAAGGCCCATATACTACGCCAGTCGGGTGCTTAATGGTGCAGAAGAAAGGTACCCTCTAATGGAAGAGCTCGCATTCGCTCTAATCACAGCCGCtcgtaagctcaagccatacttccaaGCCCATACGGTGATTTTCCTAACTGACAAGCCCTTACGACAAGCGAGGAGCAGTCCCGAAGCTACCCGACGTATGGCGCTATGGGCAATAGAGTTGAGTGAATTCGACATACAATATCGCCCACGTGCTGCCATCAAGGGACAGGTGGTCGCCgacttcattgcggagttcactaATGCGGAAGGCCAGGGGGCAGAATATCCCCAATGGAACGTATACACAGACGGATCATCCAACAGACAAGCTGGTGAAGCAGGGGTCGTACTTCAATCTCTAGAAGGTGATgagatcgaatgcatgatccgtctcaACTTCCCTACAactaacaacgaagcagagtatgaatCCTTAATAGCGGGACTAGATCTCGCCAAAGCAATAGGGGCGGCGAATATGGTTATCCATTAcgactcccaagtcgtcacaaACCAAGTGAACGGTGATTATGAATGTAAGGGCGAAAAGATGAAGAAGTACTTGGAGCAAGCAAAGAGAAGGGTAAACGAACTGCAGGCCAAGATTGTCCAAATTCCAAGGGGAGAGAACGAGCAAGTCAACCGCCTTACCAAGGCCACATCAGTAGAATACATGATCACCCTCGACAAGGTATTCTCCTTTATTCAGCTCTCACCATTGATAGATGTCGTCAATGTGCAGGAGATAGGTTCCGAAAGCAATTGGACCACCCCCTTAATTTCATACTTAAAAGACAGCATGCTGCCTGACAGGAAGGAAGCCGCAAGAAAGCTAAAGGTCCAATCGGCGCGATTCGTCTTAATAAAGGACGTCCTATATAAGAAGGATTTCTCTCGACCGTACTTGAGATGTTTAGGCCCGGGAGAAGCGgattatgtcatgagagaagtacaTGAAGGGATCTGCGGCAACCATTCAGGGTCGCGGTCATTGGTGCATAAATTGATTCGGACTGGATACTACTAGCCAACTATGCAAAAGGACGCCCAGACTTACGTCAAAACCAGCgaaaaatgtcaaaggttcagcaacatcatCAGACAACCAACAGAAGAGCTGATCCCAATAACAGTTCCCTGGCCGTTCGCTCGATGGGGACTGAACATCATAGGCCCATTCCTGATGGCAGTAAGGCAAATGAAGTTCCTAATAATCGGtatagactacttcaccaaatgggtgaaAGCTAAAGCACTGGCCACCATCACTGAGAAGAACGTACAAAGCTTTGTTTGGAAGAGCATCATTTGTAGGTACGAAATCCCTAGGGTCTTGGTCTCAAACTACGGAAAGAAATTTGACAATGACTCCTTCAGAGACTTTTGCTCACAATTAGAAATTAGGAACCACTACTCCTCCCCTGCCCATCCTTAAGCCAACGGACAAGATGAAGTCACGAACCCATCCTTACTCTGAAtgatcaagactcggctcgagggggcaaaaggcgTATGGCCAGATAAGTTGCCCAGCGTACTATAGGCGTATAGGACGACGCCCAAAACCCCCACAAGAGAAACTCCGTTTCGACTGGCATATGGACAATCACGAGCTGCAGGGTGGACAATCACGACGAGGGGAGGAACGGCGAAGCCATACGACTACAACTTGATCTAGTTTACGAGGTTAGGGCGACAGCTGAACAGAGACTTGCACGATATcaggacctcatggccaaacactacaactccTAAGTCAAacaccgagacttcaaagttggagacctcgtcttgaggaaagtgatGGGCGTTGCCAGAGACcccacacaaggaaagctcggcccaaactgggaaggaccctatagaaTCACATCATGGCTAAGGAAAGGCACCTACCACTTGAAGACACTTGATGGACAGAAGTTACGTCATCCGTGGAACACCGAGCATCTCAAGAAGTACTACTAGTAGAAGACAGCATGAAGAACGCTACTCCTCATTTctagtttatttcttttagtcATTTATCTTAGTTTACTTTTGCCTACAGTAGTTTTAACCCCAAATGGCAGAAGTTTATTCATGGAACAAttttctacttatatatatgcattcatcataataaaaGGAGTTTATTTAGAAATGACTGACGCATGGACAGAATTGGTTAGTCCTTAAGTGGACGGATTCATGATTACGTCCagaagtggacgaccttattatcaagtccacaaagtggacgagtctactactaagtccacaacgtggacaaatttattatttaagtccacaaagtggacaaatTCATTATCAAGTCCACGAAGTGGACGAGTCTACTACTAAGTGGACTAATTTAGTACCGTCTACAAAGTAGACGAGCCAAGTATACAAAGCAGAGGATCTAACGTCTACAAAGTGGACGAGCACATTACCAAGTCTACGAAGCAGACGAGCTAatgtccacaaagtggatgagaTTATCATTACGTCCACGAAGTGGACGACCCCACGAAATGGACGAGTCTactacaaagtccacaaagtggacgaatttattatttaagtccACAAAACGAGCGACCTCATTCAATCCACCAAGTGAACGAGTTAATTAAGTCCACGAAGAGGACATTCAATATAAAGTCCAccaagtggacgagtttattaagtTCAAAAAGTGGACGGggttattaagtccacaaagtagacAGGTTCAATATAAAGTCAATTAAATGGACGAATTCAttacaaaacccataaaatgaACGAATTTATTaccaaatccacaaagtggacgagtccaTCAAGTAAAAGAAAGCTGACGCTATTATCCACAAATAGACGGATTCGTGAACAAATTCCCACCCATGAAAAGGACGCGTTCAAAGAAGAAGACGGTTTAAAACCGTTAGAGAAGACGAGTCTAAGGACACCTTAAGTAGATGGCTTCGCCCTATTTTACTAAGTACAAACGTATCTTGACATACAAGTGCAAAGGATGAACACACACACTAAATGAAAAGCAACACATATACTAAGGGTGACGAGTGTAAAAGACTACAAATAAAGTAAAGTTTTTacaagaaaaacccaaaaacaaatggGCATCAAacattgtttaaaattaaatccaatttacaacaaaaagaaagaagagttgAGTTCAAAAGGCTAGGGTGTCTTGAGGATTCTCTTCATTCTTGGAAGGAAGGTCCTTGACACCTTGAGAAGGAAGGTTTTTTGCAGTAAGAGGATTGGCTGACGGGGTCAAAGGGTCGACGAGTTGATCCACGGCAGTTTGGGCAAGGACGACGCTATCATCCTTTGGGTCCGCCTCGAACTTGGTAGCATCGTCACTTTCCTCAAAGATAGTATCACCCACAGGAGTCGATGGTAGAGGCTCGTCCATAGTGACTTTGGATAAATCCAAGTCAAGGTAGACAAACTTGACCTGCTTTAGGCAGTCCTCAAATCCGTCACCGTAGTAGAGGGAACAAGCATCTATGAAGGGCTACGAATCCTTATATTCTGCCACAGCATCGTTCCTGGCCGTTTCCAGCTTTCAACTCCTTTTCTGCCATCACTTTGACTTCTTGTTCTTGCTTCCTCTGATGACCCGCCTCCGCTAGCTGTTCCTTTAGCGCCTTCACATCCTTATTGAGAGTACAAGAAGCCTCCTTGTATTGCTCCTGCTCGTCAGTCAAGTTCTTGATGCGCTGATGCAGACAGGTGATCACTCCCTCCTTAGCGACGCCCTTATCTTGCAAAGCCTTCATACGAACCAGAGCCTATATGGCAAAGATGACATTAGCTTATTGAACCCCAGTAGtgttgaaataaagaaagaaacatacCCGAGAAAGGTCAAAAAGGCCTGACGCCCCCAAATCCTCCAACACTTGCTCAGCACAAGTGTCTATCTCTTCGCTTTTGAGGATGGACTCCATCACCTCGATGGCGTAGCCCTTGTGGGTTAGGAGACGCCGATCAAGTCCTTGAGTGACAGGACCTGACGACATCATTAACCCCTTGCTTGCCCTGTGGTTCGACTTAAGGGGTGACGACTTTTTAGGCTGTTTATCCCCAGGGGTGATAACATCCTTTTTGGGAGGACAATCGCCTTTCCCGTCAGCCTTTCCCGTCAGCCTTTCTCTTAGCAGCCACCTTCATGACAGCCTTAGGAGCTGACGAGGACGTCCCTTCCCCCTTTATCTTTTTCTCCTCTTCCTTCCTCTTAGCAGCAGCTACCCACACCCTTTGCCTAGCTACCACCATTTCTACAAAAGACGGGAGACAAGAATCAGAACAAGagaaacgaagaaaaaaaaaagatgggagAACTTAAGGGATGCTTACATTGATGAGAATAGGCGTTTAACCTACGAGCCTCCGGCGTCGGCTCCAGACCTCCGTAGTAAAGATGTAAAGTGTCGAGTGTAATTAGGTCTCAACACATTAGCTCGTCCAATGGAATTACTGTTACCCGACGgataaaatctttttgttcagCTGTGATATGTGGGCGAACACtagctagaaaaaaaaaaaaaaaaaaaaaaaaaaaaaaaaaaaaaaaaaaaaaaaaaactagacgGTGTTAGagatttgaaataaataaactaagttAAGAAGCAGACGGGATTAACTTGAATCCCTGACATAAGCCCAAGTGTTGTCAAAACCATAGGGCATTGACTCCCACTCCTCCTGAAAACACACCCAGTTCGTCCCCTTGACAAAAAAGTATCTGTCCTTTCAATTCCTATTTGAATTGGGCATATCCGACACCAACGTTAGCTCTTTCTTCCTTACTGTGAAATGGTATATCCCCTGGGATGAGGAGATATGTTAGGGGTGATAGCATTGGGGGCAATCTGGTTGACggataaacccaaaaaattggCCAGCTGACAATAAAGTGCCGTCAGTGGCAGTCTCAATCCTGCAGCAAACATGGCGTTGTACATGCCAACGTCCACGGTCTGCCCTGAATAACATTTCTCGAACTCCTCAAGGAGACAGATGGGAATGTCGTCCGGAATTTGGTAACGGACACGTAAATTATTGAAGACATTAACCGACATCGTCGGCAAGAATTCATTGACGGTCCATTTCTTAGGCAAAATGAAATGACGGTCATCTCCAAGGCCTCCCGAAGTACTCTCTAAGACCTCCTCACCACCGTCAATTTCACCCCTGTTACTcattctttcttcctcctcacCACCGTCATCTTCATCCccgtcactctctctctctcctcttccccATCATCACCCTCATCTTCTCCCCTACAACTTCCTACTTCCTCGTTAGAAGATTGGGCTGACATTTTCCTCTTTGACGACCAGGAGAAGCCCTCCTCAGGCTCACAACCTGATTGGAAGACCTCGTCGTAACCTACTCCTTCACGGATCGACGATTGTTCACTCGTCGCTTCTCTAGACATCCGACTACCTACAAGCGACGATTTCATTCTAAGAGCCTACGATGACGGCTTGACTATGGAATTAATTAActagaaaaaatgaaaataaacgATGGAAtcaaggaaaagaaaacttacAAGTGGGCAATTCCTTGAAAAAGATGGACGGTCCTAAAAAGGCAATGGTAGCAAAAATGATGACGAGGGTGAAAGGCCGACAGAAAAGTAGCTTGGAAAGCAACGGGCTCTTTCTCTCAAGATCAGCGGAGGATGAAATGTTGAAAATGAGGGAGGAGTTgaaatatatataggcaaagAATGCATGAAAGATGAAGCAACACGCTCGTCCAGAAACGGAACCAATCAATTCGCGCCACGTACTTAAAGCATTTAATAAAAGTGGCTTGAGGCATCACACATGAATGACCTTTCTAATGATGTTAACTCCATAACGCGTCAGCTAGAGCTGATGAGGCTATGGAGTAGGGGCAactgataaggataattttgtagTTAAGTCATGACGAGGAAAAAGGCGGTGAACCCAATAATCCCGTCGACATCGCTTGCCACAAACGACTACGTCATGAAGTCTACAGCTTTATAACGAAGCTGACGACCCTAATAAAGGAACGACACCCTAAGCTAACGACCCTAACAAAGGGACGACGCCCTAAGTTGACGACCCTAACAAAGGGACGACGCCATAAGCTGACGAGAACAAGCTGAAGAGGGTAAGCGAACCTCCGTCTGGTCTGATATGGCCTTACTTGATCTCCATGCACACTTGTATAAGGAGACTTCTTGCGCCGCACacttaaccctaatcaagaagactcctacaaggaaaaaaat
This genomic interval carries:
- the LOC142620221 gene encoding uncharacterized protein LOC142620221, whose translation is MHRVLVDNGSSADILYHPAFQQMGIGRERLVPTNAPLVGFEGTRVFPLSVVTLVVTVGDYPQQITKNVTFLVVNCSSTYNAIIGWPTLNSWKAITSTYHLMIKFPTDYRVGELQGDQVATRECYVAIMEMDDHLQAMSIEEHRTMMEPIERLEDILLDDS
- the LOC142620222 gene encoding uncharacterized protein LOC142620222, which codes for MLGIDPSVMVHRLNVSPSFPPVCQKKRIGRNVQVYVDDMLVKSRREDDHLEDLRETFDTLRSYNMKLNPGKCAFGVTGKFLGYIVSQRGIEANLDKIRAIIEMEPPKNVKEVQSLNGKIATLNRFAFENLKVYLSSPPLLSPSQPGEELFLYLAVSPTVVSVALVKEDDKVQRPIYYASRVLNGAEERYPLMEELAFALITAARKLKPYFQAHTVIFLTDKPLRQARSSPEATRRMALWAIELSEFDIQYRPRAAIKGQVVADFIAEFTNAEGQGAEYPQWNVYTDGSSNRQAGEAGVVLQSLEGDEIECMIRLNFPTTNNEAEYESLIAGLDLAKAIGAANMVIHYDSQVVTNQVNGDYECKGEKMKKYLEQAKRRVNELQAKIVQIPRGENEQVNRLTKATSVEYMITLDKVFSFIQLSPLIDVVNVQEIGSESNWTTPLISYLKDSMLPDRKEAARKLKVQSARFVLIKDVLYKKDFSRPYLRCLGPGEADYVMREVHEGICGNHSGSRSLVHKLIRTGYY